Proteins co-encoded in one Candidatus Acidiferrales bacterium genomic window:
- a CDS encoding isocitrate/isopropylmalate dehydrogenase family protein, with translation MGAIESKRIAVIPGDGIGGEVTPQAVKVLEAVCSAAGKKLAFTHFDWGADRFLRDGTTLPNDAPQMLQRDFDAILFGAMGDPRVPSNQHAADILLGLRFKLDLYVNARPCMLIDKRLTPLRDRTERDINFIVLRENTEGAYAGVGGNFKLGTPDEVAVQEDVNTRKGVERIIRYAFEYARRKGLRRICMSDKSNAMTFAHGLWQRVWAEVRKEFSEIESRHLYVDTLMMEMVRDPSQFDVIVTCNMFGDIASDLGSQLSGGLGLAPSGNIHPGRVSLFEPVHGSAPNIAGKNIANPLGSVLTAAMMLEYLGWLREASAVDEVVRAAVREGKTTPDLGGSMSTQAVGDWLADRIAKRGLAGAGA, from the coding sequence ATGGGAGCAATCGAATCCAAGCGGATCGCTGTAATACCCGGCGACGGCATCGGCGGGGAAGTGACTCCTCAGGCCGTGAAGGTGCTCGAAGCCGTGTGCTCAGCAGCGGGCAAGAAATTGGCCTTCACGCATTTTGACTGGGGTGCGGATCGTTTTTTGCGCGACGGAACAACTCTGCCGAACGACGCGCCGCAAATGCTTCAGCGCGATTTTGACGCCATCCTGTTCGGTGCGATGGGTGACCCGCGCGTTCCGTCGAATCAACACGCGGCGGATATTCTGCTCGGTCTGCGCTTCAAGCTCGATTTGTACGTTAATGCGCGACCTTGCATGCTGATCGATAAGCGCCTGACCCCGCTGCGCGACCGCACCGAGCGTGATATTAATTTCATTGTGCTTCGGGAAAACACGGAGGGCGCCTATGCCGGCGTTGGTGGAAATTTCAAGCTAGGTACGCCGGATGAAGTTGCCGTCCAGGAAGATGTTAATACGCGCAAGGGCGTCGAACGCATCATTCGCTATGCATTCGAATACGCGCGCCGGAAGGGTTTGCGGCGCATTTGCATGAGCGATAAATCGAATGCCATGACTTTTGCGCATGGCTTGTGGCAGCGCGTCTGGGCTGAAGTACGCAAGGAATTTTCGGAGATCGAATCGCGCCACTTGTACGTGGACACTCTGATGATGGAGATGGTCCGTGACCCCTCGCAATTCGATGTCATTGTCACCTGCAATATGTTTGGTGACATCGCCAGCGATTTGGGATCGCAATTATCCGGCGGTCTGGGGCTCGCTCCGTCGGGAAATATTCATCCGGGACGAGTTTCGCTCTTTGAGCCTGTGCATGGTTCCGCACCGAATATCGCGGGCAAGAATATTGCGAACCCGTTGGGTTCCGTCCTGACTGCGGCGATGATGCTCGAATATCTGGGCTGGCTGCGCGAGGCGAGTGCCGTCGATGAAGTGGTTCGTGCTGCTGTGCGCGAAGGAAAAACGACGCCGGATTTGGGCGGTTCGATGAGCACCCAAGCAGTGGGAGACTGGCTCGCCGACCGTATTGCAAAGCGCGGTCTCGCCGGAGCGGGCGCTTAG
- a CDS encoding rhomboid family intramembrane serine protease produces the protein MIPLKNLRSSATFPAVTLAIIIANFLVFFYQISLPDRALQSFVMAYALVPARIPLAVSGSHVTMAQAFLPFFTSMFLHAGWLHIIGNMWFLWLFGGNVEDRLGHLPYLGFYLLCGLGAGAAQTLFSLGSTIPSLGASGAIAGVLGAYIVFFPSSKILTLVTLFFWWFFARLPAVLFIGLWFVIQFLSGISSLGSAASGGVAWWAHVGGFLLGVLLVSGMRRRRPDYDYYPS, from the coding sequence GTGATCCCACTGAAAAATCTGCGTTCGAGCGCGACGTTTCCAGCCGTCACTCTGGCGATCATTATCGCCAATTTCCTTGTCTTCTTCTATCAAATTTCACTCCCCGATCGTGCGCTGCAATCTTTCGTCATGGCGTATGCGCTGGTTCCGGCGCGCATCCCACTAGCGGTTTCCGGCTCGCATGTGACAATGGCTCAGGCTTTTTTGCCTTTTTTCACGTCGATGTTTCTGCATGCGGGATGGCTGCACATTATCGGAAACATGTGGTTCCTGTGGCTTTTCGGGGGAAACGTGGAGGATCGCCTGGGGCATTTGCCCTATCTTGGTTTCTACCTGCTCTGCGGACTCGGGGCCGGAGCGGCGCAGACATTATTCAGTTTGGGATCAACGATTCCGTCACTGGGCGCGAGCGGAGCTATAGCCGGAGTTCTCGGCGCTTATATTGTGTTCTTCCCTTCCTCGAAGATTCTCACGCTTGTCACGCTGTTTTTTTGGTGGTTTTTTGCGCGCTTGCCTGCTGTGCTGTTTATAGGCTTGTGGTTCGTGATTCAATTTCTCAGCGGAATCAGTTCACTCGGAAGTGCAGCTTCGGGCGGCGTTGCCTGGTGGGCTCACGTGGGCGGGTTTTTATTGGGGGTGTTACTCGTTTCCGGCATGCGGCGCCGCCGCCCGGACTATGATTACTACCCTTCCTAA
- a CDS encoding PfkB family carbohydrate kinase, producing the protein MFVRKQRSVIVDVVGVGLNAADTVIELPHFPEFNSKLEFVSARVHLGGQVATALSACRNWGISARYVGTVGDDEVSKLQRDDFRRRKIEAHFIKIPCCPSQRSFILLDRSTGERTILWQRDARLKLLPGHLRREWISGSRVLLVDGHDPAAATRAAKWAGKFAIPVVADVDNLYPGLKELLQHTDYLFASERFPLRLMRNSNLLKCLRVISDRFHCRVTGATLGALGAVAWDGQRFHYCRGFKARAIDTTGAGDVFHAGIVYGLLRAWPLDEMLEFSCAAAALNCTAAGARGGIKSLAEIRNLMKRGQRSKRAFSLEQLRHYERI; encoded by the coding sequence ATGTTTGTTCGAAAACAGCGCTCTGTAATTGTCGATGTAGTGGGAGTGGGGCTAAACGCGGCAGATACAGTCATTGAGCTGCCCCACTTTCCGGAGTTCAATTCGAAACTAGAATTCGTTTCCGCACGCGTTCATTTGGGCGGGCAAGTCGCTACGGCTCTTTCTGCGTGCCGGAACTGGGGGATCTCTGCACGTTACGTGGGGACCGTTGGCGACGATGAGGTTTCAAAACTACAGCGCGACGACTTCCGCAGACGGAAAATCGAGGCGCATTTTATCAAGATTCCTTGCTGCCCAAGCCAGCGATCTTTCATCCTCCTTGATCGTTCGACCGGTGAACGAACAATCCTCTGGCAGCGCGACGCACGTCTCAAACTACTTCCTGGTCATCTGCGGCGTGAATGGATCTCAGGATCACGAGTTCTCTTGGTGGATGGCCATGACCCAGCAGCAGCAACACGCGCTGCAAAATGGGCAGGAAAGTTTGCGATTCCCGTTGTAGCTGATGTCGATAATCTCTATCCAGGACTTAAAGAATTACTTCAACATACGGATTACCTCTTTGCTTCTGAACGCTTCCCGCTTCGTCTCATGAGAAACTCGAATTTACTCAAATGCCTTCGCGTTATCTCTGACCGATTTCATTGTAGAGTCACTGGAGCGACTCTCGGTGCCCTTGGCGCAGTGGCATGGGATGGGCAACGGTTCCACTACTGCCGGGGATTCAAGGCCAGGGCAATCGACACGACCGGCGCTGGCGACGTGTTCCATGCAGGAATTGTCTATGGGCTCTTGCGCGCATGGCCGCTCGATGAAATGCTAGAGTTCAGTTGCGCTGCGGCGGCTCTGAATTGTACGGCTGCGGGCGCGCGCGGCGGAATTAAGTCCTTGGCAGAAATACGGAATCTAATGAAGAGAGGGCAACGATCGAAACGAGCCTTTTCGCTCGAACAGTTACGGCATTATGAACGAATCTGA
- the recO gene encoding DNA repair protein RecO: protein MPIHESEAIILHGYPLGEADRLISFLSRTMGRVRGVAPGARRPKSRFGSTLELMSYVRIWFFERETRDLTRINQCELIESFVSAFKDYDASIALTLMAEITESVLPDREPSDPAFRLLLLSAQNVKRRGQVALALAYFALWTVRLAGWLGSFELCTRCGRELAGAAAYTSPAVSGILCANCRTAGMKAISPTAMAAARSMLGERLDAIKSDAFSKPVLRELANYLLDMIEYQAERKLISREMWESNS, encoded by the coding sequence ATGCCAATCCATGAATCGGAAGCAATCATTTTGCATGGGTATCCGCTCGGAGAAGCGGATCGGCTCATCAGTTTTTTGAGCCGGACGATGGGCCGAGTTCGCGGCGTAGCGCCCGGTGCGCGAAGGCCCAAGAGCCGCTTCGGTTCCACGCTCGAACTGATGTCGTATGTGCGCATCTGGTTCTTTGAACGCGAAACGCGCGACTTAACCAGGATCAATCAGTGCGAGTTGATTGAATCTTTTGTCAGCGCGTTCAAGGATTACGACGCCAGCATCGCTTTGACGCTGATGGCGGAAATTACGGAGTCCGTGCTGCCGGATCGGGAGCCGTCCGATCCTGCGTTCCGCCTACTGCTGCTCTCCGCGCAAAACGTCAAGCGGCGGGGGCAGGTTGCGCTGGCGCTGGCATATTTTGCTCTATGGACTGTGCGTTTGGCGGGCTGGCTCGGCTCCTTTGAGCTGTGCACGCGCTGCGGAAGGGAGCTGGCAGGCGCCGCGGCTTACACGAGCCCTGCGGTTTCCGGAATTCTCTGTGCAAATTGCCGCACCGCCGGCATGAAGGCAATCTCTCCCACGGCTATGGCCGCAGCGCGCAGTATGTTGGGTGAAAGGTTGGATGCAATCAAATCTGACGCTTTTTCAAAGCCGGTCCTTCGTGAGCTAGCGAATTATTTGTTGGACATGATCGAATATCAAGCGGAGCGCAAGCTGATTTCTCGCGAAATGTGGGAGAGCAATTCTTGA
- a CDS encoding glycine--tRNA ligase subunit alpha → MAAKLTTKKNAGRRETKKSSTPELQSLTFQDLIFSLQIYWSRRGCIIQQPYDVEVGAGTMHPETFFRVLGPNPYRVAYVQPSRRPADGRYGENPNRLYKHTQLQVILKPPPADVQNVYLESLRAIGIDLKHHDIRFEEDNWESPTLGAWGVGWQVLLDGLEITQFTYFQQSGGIDLDPVSCELTYGLERITAFLQNVDSIFDLRWSENIKYGDIRLAEEEQSSTYSFEWADPGRTRELFDLYEREARSILTHHAVASEGARKRPVPILAAYDLCLKCSHLFNILDARGAISTTERAALIARVRALTSRVASEYCIANGWSEAAGSSGAAKDVTPAQERK, encoded by the coding sequence ATGGCTGCAAAATTGACAACGAAAAAAAACGCCGGTCGGCGGGAGACAAAGAAAAGCAGCACGCCCGAGCTACAAAGTCTGACGTTCCAGGACTTAATTTTCTCCTTGCAGATTTACTGGTCGCGCCGCGGTTGCATCATCCAACAGCCTTACGACGTGGAAGTCGGCGCTGGTACGATGCACCCTGAGACCTTCTTTCGCGTTCTCGGACCTAATCCTTACCGCGTCGCTTATGTTCAGCCGAGCCGCCGCCCAGCGGATGGACGCTACGGAGAAAATCCCAACCGCCTGTACAAACACACACAACTTCAAGTGATACTTAAACCGCCGCCCGCTGATGTTCAGAATGTGTATCTCGAGAGTTTGCGCGCCATCGGAATTGACTTGAAGCATCACGATATTCGATTTGAAGAGGACAACTGGGAGTCGCCCACGCTCGGTGCTTGGGGCGTTGGATGGCAAGTCCTTCTCGACGGGCTAGAAATCACGCAGTTCACGTATTTCCAGCAGTCGGGAGGGATCGACCTGGATCCTGTGTCATGCGAGTTGACGTACGGTCTCGAGCGCATCACGGCATTCCTACAGAATGTGGATAGCATCTTCGACCTTCGATGGTCCGAGAACATTAAATATGGCGATATTCGCTTGGCCGAAGAGGAGCAGTCCTCCACATATAGCTTCGAGTGGGCTGATCCGGGTCGTACACGCGAACTTTTCGATCTTTATGAGCGCGAAGCGAGATCAATTCTGACTCATCACGCGGTGGCAAGTGAAGGGGCGCGCAAAAGACCGGTCCCGATTCTCGCCGCCTATGATCTGTGCCTCAAATGCTCGCACCTTTTCAATATTCTCGACGCGCGGGGTGCGATCTCTACCACTGAACGTGCCGCTTTGATCGCCAGAGTGCGCGCGCTTACGTCTCGCGTCGCGAGCGAGTATTGCATCGCAAACGGATGGAGCGAGGCTGCGGGTTCCAGCGGCGCGGCGAAAGACGTCACGCCTGCACAGGAGCGCAAATGA
- the glyS gene encoding glycine--tRNA ligase subunit beta, whose product MKARGEFIFEVGCEEIPAALLPRTAENLQQLLEKHFSVSGIFASALRAYAAPRRIAIVSDAVLLQQADEAKEILGPPKSVAFDNVGQPTRAAVSFSEKQKIPLAKLYVTSTPRGEYLAAKQMIQGRTASAILSDLLPRALNELPFPRAMYWMGSKDVKFIRPVRWIVAILDGKVVPLNYAGVSAGRATEGHRFLGKARIQVRGPREYVQRLSRNFVLVDPEERKKKIEREVRVLATKNRWKVHQDVGLSELVTYLNEYPTVIAGDFDPAYLALPSEILITVMRDHQKYFAVENRSGDIAPHFLAVINLDRDRAGLVRAGHERVLRARLADAKFFWESDQKRRLADYSPKLAHITFESRLGGYLDKTHRIRELARWVAGHWFDSGIHGADLPATDRAAELAKCDLATEMVREFTELQGIVGGLYARAQGEDEVVAWAIYDHYKPAGAEDLIPRNLAGCAVSIADKLDSLVACFAVGIIPSGSSDPFGLRRAAAGIVQILLELKLPLSLSAAISSASKALAVHKPKITVAPEAEAKVLDFILDRAKYLLREKQLFAYDEVNAAMAAGADDLVDVRSRIIALKAIRNSENFAPLAIAFKRIRKILEKAGLKDQKSDGPKESLFQERAERELYREAQVLGERAGSFKRAGKYKEALEAISDLRPSVDRFFEDVLVMAEDQELRKNRLALLSGLLKEFSTIADFAEMVAEEK is encoded by the coding sequence ATGAAGGCGCGCGGCGAATTTATCTTTGAAGTTGGCTGCGAAGAAATTCCCGCGGCCCTTTTACCGCGCACAGCAGAGAATCTTCAGCAATTACTTGAGAAACATTTTTCTGTCTCTGGGATTTTTGCGAGTGCGCTGCGCGCCTATGCAGCGCCGCGGAGGATTGCAATTGTCTCTGATGCCGTCCTCCTTCAGCAAGCGGACGAAGCCAAAGAGATTCTCGGGCCGCCGAAATCGGTCGCGTTTGACAATGTCGGCCAGCCGACACGCGCTGCCGTGAGTTTCTCCGAAAAGCAGAAAATTCCTCTGGCGAAGCTTTATGTCACATCAACGCCTCGCGGCGAATATCTCGCCGCAAAGCAAATGATCCAGGGCCGCACAGCTTCGGCGATTCTTTCTGATCTCTTGCCACGCGCGCTGAATGAATTGCCGTTTCCCCGCGCAATGTATTGGATGGGCAGTAAGGACGTGAAATTTATTCGTCCGGTTCGTTGGATCGTCGCGATTCTTGATGGCAAAGTTGTTCCGTTGAATTACGCCGGAGTTTCTGCAGGGAGGGCGACCGAGGGGCATCGCTTTCTGGGGAAGGCGAGAATTCAGGTTCGAGGCCCGAGAGAGTATGTTCAAAGACTTAGCCGGAATTTTGTTCTCGTGGATCCTGAGGAGCGCAAGAAAAAAATCGAGCGTGAAGTCCGGGTACTCGCTACTAAGAATCGCTGGAAAGTGCATCAGGATGTGGGTTTATCCGAGCTCGTAACCTATCTCAACGAATATCCTACGGTGATTGCCGGGGACTTTGATCCTGCATATCTTGCTCTTCCATCAGAAATCTTGATTACCGTCATGCGCGACCATCAGAAATATTTCGCCGTTGAGAATCGCAGCGGAGACATCGCCCCTCATTTCCTGGCCGTGATCAATCTCGATCGTGACCGTGCAGGCTTGGTTCGCGCCGGTCACGAGCGCGTTTTGCGTGCGCGTCTGGCCGATGCGAAGTTTTTCTGGGAGTCCGATCAAAAACGTCGGCTCGCCGACTATTCCCCCAAACTCGCGCACATCACTTTCGAGTCGCGTCTCGGCGGTTACTTGGATAAGACGCATCGCATTCGCGAACTCGCGCGCTGGGTCGCTGGCCACTGGTTCGATTCTGGAATTCACGGCGCCGATCTGCCCGCAACGGACCGCGCGGCTGAGCTGGCAAAATGTGATCTGGCAACGGAGATGGTTCGCGAGTTCACCGAGCTGCAGGGAATTGTCGGTGGGTTGTACGCCCGAGCGCAGGGTGAAGACGAGGTAGTTGCCTGGGCGATTTATGATCATTACAAACCTGCGGGTGCCGAGGATTTAATTCCCCGAAATCTGGCCGGCTGCGCGGTGTCCATCGCTGACAAACTGGATTCACTCGTCGCATGCTTCGCTGTGGGAATTATCCCCTCGGGATCAAGCGACCCGTTTGGCCTGCGCCGTGCGGCTGCGGGAATAGTTCAGATTTTACTTGAACTCAAACTACCGCTTTCTCTCTCGGCTGCCATCTCGTCCGCGTCAAAAGCGTTGGCAGTCCACAAACCAAAAATCACGGTTGCTCCGGAGGCGGAGGCGAAAGTTTTGGATTTTATCCTCGACCGCGCAAAATATCTCCTGCGTGAAAAGCAATTGTTTGCCTATGACGAGGTCAATGCCGCAATGGCTGCTGGGGCCGATGATCTGGTTGACGTACGAAGCCGCATCATTGCGTTGAAAGCCATCCGCAATTCGGAGAACTTCGCGCCTTTGGCGATTGCCTTCAAACGCATTCGGAAGATTTTGGAAAAGGCTGGGTTGAAAGATCAAAAATCAGATGGCCCGAAGGAATCGCTGTTTCAGGAGCGAGCGGAGCGTGAACTGTATCGTGAGGCGCAAGTCCTTGGTGAGCGTGCAGGGAGCTTCAAGCGCGCCGGGAAATATAAAGAAGCACTTGAAGCGATCTCCGATCTTCGTCCATCTGTCGATCGGTTTTTTGAGGATGTTCTGGTGATGGCCGAAGATCAAGAGTTGCGGAAGAATCGCTTGGCATTATTGAGCGGACTCCTCAAGGAATTTTCGACGATTGCCGATTTTGCGGAGATGGTCGCAGAAGAGAAATAA
- the ppdK gene encoding pyruvate, phosphate dikinase, with amino-acid sequence MKLDLSRLQRGQRRGSVKYVYFFGAKKAEGNGQMKDILGGKGAGLAEMTRIGLPVPAGFTISTVACDYFLKHDRKHPRELAAQVKTNVVRLEKITGKKLGDAKDPLLVSVRSGSARSMPGMMETILNLGLNSRSVVGLAERTGNPRFAYDAYRRFVQMYSSVVIGLPKEELEAKLRDLKLRLKVKDDTQVSAEGWKELVAAYKQYFKEKTGKEFPEDPQEQLWGAIAAVFESWMGEKAVTYRRVEKITGLLGTAVNVVQMVFGNSGDNSGTGVCFTRDPSTGEKDFFGDFLINAQGEDVVAGIRTPMHLSEMSKLMPKVYKQLEQVRQTLERHYRDMQDLEFTVEDGKLYMLQTRTGKRSPAATFRIAMDMANEGLILREEAIQRIQPEDIERLFYPVIASNAAKDDLAKRKLATGVNAVPGAATGKAVFTAHEAEDWNARGEKVILVRRETSPEDVGGMNAAQGILTATGGKTSHAAVVARGWGKCCVVGCEALDIDYSKKQMRVGGRVIAQGDWITIDGNEGIVYEGQVPLARPEAPKAYAIVMGWADAVRKLGVRTNADTPFDARRAREMGAEGIGLCRTEHMFFKDFEQPEKSVERQLAIQEMILADTKEARQRALDKLLPFQRRDFIGIFEAMDGFPVTIRLIDPPLHEFVPHERPKQEELAKKIGVPVETVVRRVAQLHEANPMLGHRGCRLCITYPEILVMQVTAIIEAAIECQKKGIKVSPEIMHPLTMDKKELKILEVETRNVADAVIAKHKVKLNYLVGTMIELPRAALLADQIAEVAEFFSFGTNDLTQTTMGLSRDDAGRFLPEYVDEKKAAIFAADPFQTLDQSGVGMLIRWAIERGRETRPKLKVGICGEHGGDAASVKFCHKVGMNYVSASPFRVPISRLAAAQVVIEEKAAKKSGKHKRARA; translated from the coding sequence ATGAAATTGGATTTGTCGCGGCTCCAGCGTGGCCAGAGACGAGGGTCAGTGAAATACGTTTATTTTTTCGGGGCAAAGAAAGCAGAAGGTAACGGACAAATGAAGGATATCCTCGGCGGCAAAGGTGCCGGTCTCGCCGAGATGACGCGTATCGGCCTGCCCGTTCCGGCGGGTTTCACCATTTCGACGGTCGCATGCGACTATTTCTTGAAGCATGACCGCAAACATCCCAGGGAACTGGCTGCACAGGTAAAGACGAATGTGGTGCGGCTCGAGAAAATCACCGGCAAAAAACTTGGCGACGCGAAAGATCCGCTCCTTGTGAGCGTGCGCTCTGGCTCGGCGCGATCCATGCCGGGCATGATGGAAACGATTTTGAACTTGGGTCTGAACTCTCGTTCGGTCGTCGGCCTCGCCGAGAGGACAGGCAATCCGCGATTTGCTTATGATGCCTACCGTCGCTTTGTGCAGATGTACTCATCCGTTGTGATCGGATTGCCCAAAGAAGAGCTCGAAGCCAAGTTGCGAGACTTAAAGTTGCGCTTGAAGGTGAAAGACGATACGCAAGTCTCTGCAGAAGGCTGGAAAGAACTCGTCGCGGCCTACAAACAATATTTCAAAGAAAAGACAGGCAAGGAGTTTCCTGAAGATCCGCAGGAGCAGCTCTGGGGAGCAATCGCCGCAGTTTTTGAATCATGGATGGGCGAAAAGGCGGTCACATATCGTCGCGTCGAAAAAATCACCGGTCTACTCGGTACGGCCGTGAACGTAGTTCAGATGGTTTTTGGCAATAGCGGCGACAACTCCGGAACAGGCGTGTGCTTCACGCGCGATCCTTCCACGGGCGAGAAAGATTTTTTCGGCGACTTCTTGATCAATGCACAGGGAGAGGACGTTGTGGCGGGGATTCGCACGCCCATGCACCTCAGCGAAATGTCCAAGCTCATGCCCAAGGTGTACAAGCAGCTTGAACAGGTTCGCCAAACGCTCGAACGTCATTATCGAGATATGCAGGACCTCGAATTCACCGTCGAGGACGGCAAGCTATATATGTTGCAAACGCGTACGGGGAAGCGCTCGCCGGCGGCCACTTTCCGCATCGCTATGGATATGGCCAATGAAGGCCTAATCTTGCGCGAGGAAGCCATCCAGCGCATCCAGCCGGAAGATATTGAGCGGCTTTTTTATCCCGTGATCGCTTCCAACGCAGCGAAGGATGACCTCGCTAAGCGCAAATTGGCCACCGGCGTAAATGCTGTTCCGGGCGCAGCGACCGGGAAGGCAGTTTTCACAGCGCATGAAGCGGAGGATTGGAATGCGCGAGGCGAAAAAGTGATTTTGGTTCGTCGTGAAACAAGCCCTGAAGACGTGGGTGGCATGAATGCCGCGCAGGGAATTCTGACGGCCACTGGCGGCAAAACAAGTCACGCTGCGGTTGTGGCGCGCGGTTGGGGAAAATGCTGCGTCGTGGGGTGTGAAGCTTTGGACATCGATTATTCCAAGAAACAGATGCGCGTCGGCGGACGCGTCATTGCTCAGGGAGATTGGATCACCATCGACGGGAATGAGGGTATTGTTTACGAAGGCCAGGTTCCTCTAGCGCGTCCTGAGGCTCCGAAGGCGTATGCCATCGTGATGGGGTGGGCCGACGCCGTTCGCAAGCTTGGGGTGCGCACCAATGCCGATACGCCTTTTGACGCCCGGCGCGCGCGGGAGATGGGCGCTGAAGGGATTGGCCTTTGCCGCACGGAACACATGTTCTTCAAGGATTTCGAGCAGCCGGAGAAGAGCGTCGAACGCCAGTTGGCCATCCAGGAAATGATCTTGGCTGATACGAAAGAGGCTCGTCAGCGCGCTCTCGATAAACTGCTGCCATTTCAGCGTCGCGATTTCATCGGAATTTTCGAAGCCATGGACGGATTTCCCGTCACGATCCGCCTTATCGACCCGCCACTGCATGAATTTGTGCCCCATGAGCGCCCCAAGCAGGAAGAACTGGCCAAGAAGATCGGCGTACCAGTGGAAACGGTGGTCCGGCGCGTGGCTCAGCTTCACGAAGCGAACCCCATGCTCGGTCATCGCGGCTGCCGCTTGTGTATCACGTACCCCGAAATTCTAGTCATGCAGGTGACAGCCATCATCGAAGCGGCCATCGAATGTCAGAAGAAGGGAATTAAAGTATCTCCTGAAATCATGCATCCGCTCACGATGGATAAGAAAGAATTGAAAATTCTGGAAGTCGAAACGCGGAACGTTGCCGATGCGGTCATCGCAAAACATAAAGTAAAACTTAACTATCTCGTTGGCACGATGATCGAACTTCCGCGCGCAGCTCTGCTCGCGGACCAGATTGCTGAAGTCGCCGAGTTCTTCTCTTTCGGCACGAACGACCTTACGCAGACCACCATGGGTCTTTCGCGCGATGATGCCGGCCGCTTTTTGCCGGAATATGTCGACGAGAAAAAGGCGGCTATATTCGCCGCTGATCCGTTCCAGACCCTCGACCAATCGGGTGTCGGGATGCTGATCCGATGGGCCATCGAACGCGGACGTGAGACACGGCCGAAGCTGAAGGTCGGAATCTGCGGCGAGCATGGCGGAGACGCGGCAAGCGTGAAGTTCTGCCACAAGGTCGGAATGAATTACGTAAGTGCTTCGCCTTTCCGAGTACCGATCTCCCGTTTGGCCGCTGCCCAGGTGGTGATTGAGGAAAAAGCGGCGAAGAAAAGCGGAAAACATAAGAGAGCGCGCGCCTGA
- the udk gene encoding uridine kinase — MSSRPFVIGICGGTGSGKTTITNRLSQALSASGVLVLQQDHYYRDLQNLTLEERSRQNFDHPNAIDTALFVEHVRKLRDGQSIDRPIYDFTQHRRLPETVRLETQPAILIEGILIFEIEALRKLMDLKIFVDTDADLRLIRRLVRDIRDRGRTLESVVEQYQKTVRPMHLEFVEPSKRYADVIIPEGGHNEAGVDLVIQKVRSLMAK, encoded by the coding sequence ATGAGCTCTAGGCCGTTCGTTATTGGCATCTGCGGGGGAACCGGTTCTGGTAAAACGACGATCACAAACCGGTTGTCGCAGGCGCTTTCCGCGAGCGGCGTTCTCGTCCTGCAGCAGGACCACTATTATCGCGATCTTCAAAATCTGACATTGGAAGAGCGTTCGCGGCAGAATTTCGACCATCCCAATGCCATTGATACTGCGCTGTTCGTCGAGCACGTCCGCAAATTGCGCGATGGCCAGTCGATTGACCGGCCCATTTATGATTTCACGCAGCACCGCAGACTGCCTGAGACAGTCCGATTGGAGACGCAGCCCGCCATCCTGATCGAAGGTATTTTGATTTTTGAAATCGAGGCTCTGCGGAAATTGATGGACCTGAAGATTTTCGTCGATACCGATGCCGATTTGCGCCTGATTCGCCGGCTCGTCCGCGACATTCGAGATCGTGGCAGAACGCTCGAATCCGTCGTCGAGCAATATCAAAAAACCGTGCGTCCCATGCATCTCGAATTCGTCGAGCCTAGCAAACGCTATGCCGACGTCATCATCCCCGAGGGCGGCCATAACGAGGCAGGAGTAGATCTTGTCATCCAGAAAGTCCGTTCGCTGATGGCGAAATAG